A section of the Amblyomma americanum isolate KBUSLIRL-KWMA chromosome 2, ASM5285725v1, whole genome shotgun sequence genome encodes:
- the LOC144121390 gene encoding uncharacterized protein LOC144121390, producing the protein MIRACIVLALATSALAGNIGHFGTGAYTLASNLGYGLGYGNLGYAGLGYGGLGISHYGLSHGIGYSGLTGYGLGYGYGYAQPASYAVAAPAVARTVSTYHAAPAVTAVHAAPAVATVAHAAPAVATYAAAPAVSYAVAPAVTKVVQSAPAIATYSAPAVTRVATSYAAPAVTAVHAAPAVATYAAAPAVTAVHAAPAVATYAAAPAVTAVHAAPAVATVHAAPAVAAVHAAPAIATYGTYGSYGLAHSSPVYGYGVGSLGYGVGSYGYGHGLLGYGLNYGYGLGSPLSYATLLRKKK; encoded by the exons ATG ATCCGTGCCTGCATCGTCCTCGCCCTGGCCACCAGCGCCCTCGCTGGAAACATTGGCCACTTTGGCACTGGTGCCTACACCCTGGCCAGCAACCTCGGCTACGGCCTTGGTTACGGTAACCTCGGCTACGCCGGACTTGGCTATGGCGGCCTTGGCATCAGCCACTACGGTCTTTCCCATGGCATTGGCTACTCCGGCCTGACTGGCTACGGTCTTGGCTACGGTTACGGATATGCCCAGCCTGCCAGCTACGCTGTTGCCGCCCCAGCCGTTGCCCGCACCGTCTCAACCTACCACGCTGCTCCAGCCGTGACTGCCGTTCACGCCGCTCCAGCTGTTGCCACCGTCGCCCACGCCGCTCCAGCCGTCGCcacctacgccgctgccccagccgTCAGCTATGCTGTTGCCCCAGCTGTGACCAAGGTTGTGCAGTCCGCTCCAGCCATCGCCACCTATTCTGCCCCAGCTGTCACCAGGGTCGCCACCAGCTATGCTGCCCCAGCTGTCACTGCCGTCCACGCTGCCCCAGCAGTTGCCACCTACGCTGCTGCCCCAGCTGTGACTGCTGtccacgctgccccagctgttGCCACCTACGCTGCTGCCCCAGCTGTCACCGCCGtccacgctgccccagctgtggccaccgtccACGCTGCTCCAGCTGTCGCTGCCGTCCACGCTGCCCCAGCCATCGCTACCTATGGTACCTACGGTTCCTACGGTCTTGCCCACTCTTCCCCAGTCTACGGATACGGTGTTGGCTCCCTCGGCTATGGTGTTGGCTCCTACGGTTACGGCCATGGTCTCCTCGGCTACGGCCTCAACTACGGCTACGGTCTCGGCAGCCCACTCAGCTACGCTACCCTCCTCCGCAAGAAGAAGT GA